A section of the Subtercola frigoramans genome encodes:
- a CDS encoding VOC family protein, with the protein MTLSWEELIVDCRDFSSLSKWWAEALGWEVVDEDEDGVELQNPDGSKPTLLFLNVPEQKSVKNRLHLDFVPDDQAAEVGRLVGLGATRLDIGQGEQSWVVLADPEGNEFCVLSARLTTAR; encoded by the coding sequence ATGACACTTTCATGGGAAGAACTGATCGTCGACTGCCGAGACTTTTCGTCGCTGTCGAAGTGGTGGGCTGAAGCGCTGGGCTGGGAGGTCGTCGATGAAGACGAAGACGGGGTCGAGCTGCAGAACCCCGACGGTTCGAAGCCGACGCTGCTGTTCCTGAACGTTCCCGAGCAGAAGTCGGTCAAGAACCGCCTGCACCTCGACTTCGTGCCCGACGACCAGGCTGCAGAGGTCGGGCGTCTCGTCGGGCTGGGCGCAACCCGGCTCGACATCGGCCAGGGTGAGCAAAGCTGGGTCGTTCTCGCCGACCCGGAGGGCAACGAATTCTGCGTCCTCTCCGCCCGTCTAACGACCGCTCGTTAG
- a CDS encoding type II toxin-antitoxin system VapB family antitoxin, translating to MRTTITLDDDLLDRARRLTGTTEKSLLVREGLEALIERESARRLALLGGSDPEATPGRRDRSAP from the coding sequence ATGAGAACGACAATCACGCTCGACGATGATCTGCTAGACAGGGCCAGACGATTGACCGGTACGACGGAGAAGTCCCTGCTCGTGCGGGAGGGGCTTGAAGCGCTCATCGAGCGCGAGAGTGCGCGCAGGCTGGCGCTTCTCGGGGGCAGCGACCCCGAGGCGACTCCGGGACGGCGTGACCGGTCCGCTCCCTGA
- a CDS encoding PIN domain-containing protein, with product MILVDTSIWIDHLHRPQEQLLHLLRRTAVVQHPMIVGELALGTIRNRDTFLGLLRNLPLSACAEHDEVLDFVERFSLHGKGLSLVDVHLLASVALTPGASLWTRDKRLNRAAEELRVDFRE from the coding sequence GTGATTCTCGTAGACACCTCCATCTGGATCGACCATCTGCATCGCCCGCAGGAACAGCTTCTGCATCTGTTGCGTCGCACTGCCGTTGTGCAGCACCCAATGATTGTCGGTGAGCTTGCTCTGGGTACGATTCGCAATCGAGATACCTTCCTGGGCTTGCTCCGGAATCTTCCGCTGAGTGCGTGCGCTGAGCACGATGAGGTCCTTGACTTTGTGGAGAGATTCTCCCTGCACGGCAAGGGGTTGAGTCTGGTCGACGTGCATCTGCTTGCCTCTGTCGCCCTGACTCCGGGAGCCTCGCTGTGGACGCGGGACAAGCGTCTGAACCGGGCCGCAGAGGAGCTCCGGGTCGATTTCAGGGAGTGA
- a CDS encoding TetR family transcriptional regulator, translating to MSELSTRREQLRGRDTRERVLLAAAAEFTEYGVAGARINRIAELARASKERIYAWFGDKDQLFDQVMQQALDDLSTVVPIDTDLVGYTVRLHDYFAEHPRSQRVAVWAWIHDSGHPDDVSARRTETYQHKLDVIRQAQALGLADPDWNPAILLGLLLSTATSWLMAPAEIHAITDGGDDPAARRADVERAAAQLVRPR from the coding sequence ATGAGCGAACTCTCAACACGCCGTGAACAGCTTCGTGGTCGCGACACCCGAGAGCGTGTTCTTCTCGCCGCTGCTGCGGAGTTCACGGAGTACGGCGTCGCCGGCGCCCGAATCAACCGGATCGCCGAGCTCGCGCGCGCCAGCAAGGAACGCATCTACGCCTGGTTCGGCGACAAGGACCAGCTGTTCGACCAGGTCATGCAGCAGGCTCTGGATGACCTGTCGACCGTCGTTCCGATCGACACCGACCTCGTGGGCTACACCGTTCGTTTGCACGACTATTTCGCCGAGCATCCGCGTTCGCAGCGCGTCGCCGTGTGGGCGTGGATCCACGACTCCGGGCACCCTGACGACGTCTCGGCCCGTCGCACGGAGACCTACCAGCACAAGCTCGACGTGATCCGTCAAGCACAGGCGCTGGGGCTCGCCGACCCCGACTGGAACCCGGCCATCCTGCTCGGGCTGCTGCTGAGCACCGCCACCTCGTGGCTGATGGCCCCGGCCGAGATCCACGCCATCACAGACGGAGGCGACGACCCCGCGGCACGCCGCGCCGACGTCGAACGCGCCGCCGCGCAGCTGGTGCGGCCCCGCTAG
- a CDS encoding type 1 glutamine amidotransferase domain-containing protein: MTSVLIVLSASDHWTLSTGDKYPTGVWAEELVEPHRLFTEARYDITIATPGGVAPTFDQNSLSVRGVGSEERVTELQAYLDSISTELKSPVPLTDVTVADFDVVFYPGGHGPMEDLSVDADSGRILTEALASGRPLGVLCHAPAALFAAVAADGSWPFTGYRMTGFSDAEEELNGLAEVAPWLVETRLVSNGAIYSKAAEPFGSHVVVDRNLYTGQNPASSAAAAEQIIAALGK; encoded by the coding sequence ATGACTTCTGTACTCATCGTTCTCTCTGCGTCCGATCACTGGACGCTTTCAACCGGCGACAAATACCCCACAGGTGTCTGGGCCGAAGAACTGGTTGAGCCCCACAGGCTCTTCACTGAAGCCCGTTACGACATCACCATTGCCACCCCGGGCGGCGTCGCCCCCACGTTCGACCAGAACAGCCTGAGCGTGCGCGGCGTGGGCAGCGAGGAGCGGGTGACTGAACTTCAGGCGTACCTCGACTCGATCTCCACCGAGCTGAAGTCGCCGGTGCCGCTCACCGACGTCACCGTGGCTGACTTCGACGTCGTGTTCTACCCCGGCGGCCACGGCCCGATGGAAGATCTCTCTGTTGATGCCGATTCCGGTCGCATCCTGACGGAGGCGCTGGCGTCCGGTCGCCCCCTCGGTGTGCTCTGCCACGCACCTGCCGCCCTGTTCGCGGCAGTCGCGGCCGATGGCTCGTGGCCCTTCACGGGCTACCGGATGACCGGCTTCTCTGACGCCGAAGAAGAACTGAACGGCCTGGCAGAGGTGGCCCCGTGGCTCGTCGAGACCAGGCTCGTGTCGAACGGGGCGATCTACTCGAAGGCAGCGGAACCGTTCGGCTCGCACGTCGTCGTCGACCGCAATCTCTACACCGGGCAGAATCCCGCGTCGTCTGCTGCAGCAGCAGAGCAGATCATCGCGGCACTCGGAAAATAA
- a CDS encoding NADP-dependent oxidoreductase: protein MSYETSTSPAHSTQWNLVSRPSGEPTSANVEKVTIELPALAEGEVRVANKFLSVDPYMRGRMNEGRSYVPPFPLGEAMTGAAVGHVVESRTEALAVGDTVQHQFGWRDVAQGPASAFRPAPRIPGVPLSLYLSVLGITGITAWVGLTQIAKIREGDVVFVSGAAGGVGTMVGQIARLKGASRVIGSAGSPEKVALLTEKYGFDAAFNYKDGDVIGQLEKAAPDGVDVYFDNVGGEHLEAALNSMNDGGRIAVCGAISAYNSSGEEKGVRFLGNIVTRGLTITGFTMTNYGHFAPQFAVDMTTWLTEGRIVFDETIVNGIDHAFDAFTGMMRGDNIGKMIVKV from the coding sequence ATGTCTTATGAAACCAGTACCTCTCCAGCCCACAGCACACAGTGGAACCTGGTTTCCCGCCCGAGCGGCGAGCCCACCTCTGCAAACGTCGAGAAAGTGACGATCGAGTTGCCCGCGTTGGCAGAGGGCGAGGTTCGCGTCGCAAACAAGTTCCTCTCGGTCGACCCCTACATGCGGGGCCGCATGAACGAAGGCCGCTCCTACGTGCCGCCGTTTCCGCTCGGCGAAGCGATGACGGGTGCCGCTGTGGGCCACGTCGTCGAATCGCGCACCGAGGCCCTCGCGGTCGGCGACACAGTGCAACACCAGTTCGGCTGGCGCGACGTGGCCCAGGGCCCGGCGTCGGCATTTCGCCCGGCACCGCGCATTCCCGGCGTGCCGCTTTCGCTCTACCTGAGTGTTCTCGGGATCACGGGCATCACGGCGTGGGTCGGTCTCACGCAGATTGCGAAGATCCGTGAGGGCGACGTCGTCTTCGTCTCGGGGGCGGCCGGCGGGGTCGGCACGATGGTCGGGCAGATCGCCCGACTGAAGGGTGCCTCTCGCGTCATCGGCAGCGCGGGCTCCCCGGAGAAGGTGGCTCTGCTCACCGAGAAGTACGGGTTCGATGCAGCGTTCAACTACAAGGACGGCGACGTCATCGGCCAGCTGGAGAAGGCCGCCCCCGACGGTGTCGACGTGTATTTCGACAACGTGGGTGGCGAGCACCTCGAGGCGGCCCTGAATTCGATGAACGACGGCGGTCGCATTGCCGTGTGCGGCGCGATCTCCGCCTACAACTCCTCCGGTGAGGAGAAGGGTGTGCGGTTCCTGGGCAACATCGTGACCCGAGGGCTGACCATCACGGGCTTCACCATGACGAACTACGGTCACTTCGCCCCGCAATTCGCTGTCGACATGACGACGTGGCTCACCGAGGGCAGGATCGTCTTCGACGAGACGATCGTCAATGGCATCGATCACGCCTTCGACGCCTTCACCGGAATGATGCGCGGCGACAACATCGGCAAGATGATCGTGAAGGTCTAG
- a CDS encoding copper resistance CopC family protein — MRTSSPASRRRLALGFLTGLVFAAVAIGAGSAPLALAHDVLETSSPSAGEIVSKHLDTVVLTFSDELLTLDSSLGGFAVQVTDADGDHHESGCVVVAGSVVSTGVALGEAGEYTVAWQVASSDGHPVSGSYTFTWQPSSVTVAAPGFPSAPECDDAWSGEPSTTEPTLAQAATPEPMSSQSPASSGSGSTDSPAATPEPTMTVLGVAQADSSSQSNVALPLAIVLGIGGLSALSAVLVFAMRRRRVDAGVDAPGDTRGDTTHGNGDNRS; from the coding sequence GTGCGAACTTCTTCCCCTGCTTCCCGGCGTCGGCTCGCACTCGGATTCCTGACCGGTCTCGTTTTCGCCGCTGTCGCCATCGGAGCAGGCTCCGCGCCGCTGGCCCTGGCCCACGATGTTCTCGAGACGTCGTCCCCCTCCGCGGGAGAGATCGTCTCGAAGCACCTCGACACCGTTGTGCTGACCTTCAGTGACGAGCTTCTCACCCTCGACTCGTCGCTCGGTGGTTTCGCGGTGCAGGTGACCGATGCCGACGGCGACCACCACGAATCCGGCTGTGTGGTCGTTGCCGGCAGCGTTGTGTCGACGGGCGTTGCCCTCGGCGAAGCGGGGGAGTACACGGTTGCGTGGCAGGTGGCGTCCTCTGACGGGCATCCGGTCTCTGGGTCGTACACCTTCACCTGGCAGCCCAGCAGCGTCACCGTAGCGGCGCCAGGATTCCCGTCAGCGCCCGAGTGCGATGACGCGTGGTCGGGTGAGCCCTCGACGACCGAACCCACTCTCGCCCAGGCGGCTACACCGGAACCAATGTCATCGCAGTCACCGGCATCCTCCGGCTCCGGTTCGACTGATTCACCTGCAGCCACTCCAGAGCCGACCATGACCGTTCTCGGCGTCGCCCAGGCGGACTCGAGCAGTCAGTCGAATGTTGCGCTGCCACTGGCGATCGTGCTGGGTATCGGTGGCCTCAGCGCGCTCTCGGCGGTTCTCGTGTTCGCCATGCGTCGACGCCGAGTCGATGCCGGAGTTGACGCTCCCGGCGACACGCGAGGCGATACGACACACGGCAACGGCGACAACAGGTCGTAG
- the gcvT gene encoding glycine cleavage system aminomethyltransferase GcvT yields MTEAPVGVENPARDEGPARDEGPEPVFSPLNAVHLAAGASFTDFAGWQMPVRYTSDLAEHRAVRTAAGIFDLSHMAEISVAGPDAAAFLDFALAGLLSATAVGQAKYSLLLDHDGGIIDDVVAYRTGETEFLVVANAGNHAVAVGALLKRAAGFDVLVSDVSDQLALIAVQGPAAREIVKATAGIEFDADTVDDHPLDSLKYYWCRPARYANKPLLVARTGYTGEDGFELYVDVASAEALWNAVVEAGVPLGLVPAGLAARDTLRLEAGMPLYGHELGRATRPAQAGLGRVVNFAKEDFVGRAALEAISESADQGAGEMDPARVLVGLRGAGKRAARADYELFETTESTTPIGVITSGVLSPTLGFPVAMAYLDPQFSAQGTELSVDVRGTRLPLTVTALPFYRRKRD; encoded by the coding sequence ATGACCGAAGCCCCCGTTGGTGTCGAAAATCCCGCTCGTGACGAAGGCCCTGCTCGTGACGAAGGCCCCGAGCCCGTCTTCTCGCCGCTCAATGCCGTTCACCTCGCTGCCGGTGCCTCGTTCACCGACTTCGCCGGCTGGCAGATGCCGGTGCGCTACACCAGCGACCTCGCCGAACACCGTGCCGTGAGAACCGCAGCGGGCATCTTCGATCTCTCGCACATGGCAGAGATCAGTGTCGCCGGGCCCGATGCTGCAGCTTTTCTCGACTTCGCTCTCGCCGGGTTGCTCTCAGCGACCGCTGTCGGGCAGGCGAAGTACAGCCTGCTGCTCGATCACGACGGCGGGATCATAGACGATGTCGTCGCCTACCGCACGGGCGAAACGGAATTCCTCGTGGTCGCCAACGCCGGCAACCACGCTGTTGCGGTCGGCGCCCTGCTCAAACGAGCCGCGGGCTTCGATGTCCTGGTCAGCGACGTGAGCGACCAACTTGCGCTCATCGCCGTGCAGGGCCCTGCCGCGCGCGAGATCGTGAAGGCCACGGCGGGCATCGAATTCGATGCAGACACGGTGGATGATCATCCGCTCGATTCCCTGAAGTACTACTGGTGTCGCCCAGCCCGCTACGCGAACAAGCCGCTGCTCGTCGCACGAACCGGTTACACCGGCGAAGACGGGTTCGAACTCTACGTCGACGTGGCCAGCGCCGAAGCGCTCTGGAACGCCGTCGTAGAGGCGGGCGTGCCCCTCGGCCTCGTGCCCGCCGGGCTTGCCGCTCGCGACACCCTGCGCCTGGAGGCGGGCATGCCGCTCTACGGTCACGAACTGGGCCGGGCAACCAGGCCAGCGCAGGCCGGCCTGGGGCGCGTGGTCAACTTCGCCAAAGAGGACTTCGTCGGCCGTGCAGCTCTCGAAGCGATCAGTGAGTCCGCCGACCAGGGAGCCGGCGAGATGGATCCTGCTCGAGTCCTGGTCGGCCTCCGGGGTGCTGGCAAGCGCGCCGCCCGCGCCGACTATGAACTCTTCGAAACAACGGAATCGACCACTCCCATCGGTGTGATCACGAGCGGTGTGCTCTCGCCCACGCTCGGGTTTCCCGTTGCCATGGCCTACCTCGACCCGCAGTTCTCTGCGCAGGGCACTGAGCTCTCGGTCGATGTGCGAGGCACCCGATTGCCGCTCACCGTAACCGCTCTGCCCTTCTACCGCCGAAAGAGAGACTGA
- the gcvH gene encoding glycine cleavage system protein GcvH, with the protein MTDYSDLKFTAEHEWVRLDAAADGVSTRATIGITAYAAEKLGDVVYVDLPDEGSAIADGAVVGEIESTKSVGELFAPLTGVVLEKNSAVEESPELVNSDPFGEGWLIRVEFTELPELLSYADYQALTGDDGASA; encoded by the coding sequence ATGACCGACTACTCGGACCTCAAATTCACCGCCGAGCACGAATGGGTGCGTCTGGATGCTGCGGCAGACGGCGTCTCAACCAGAGCCACCATCGGCATCACCGCGTACGCGGCCGAGAAGCTCGGCGATGTCGTGTACGTCGACCTGCCCGACGAGGGTTCTGCCATCGCCGATGGAGCTGTCGTCGGCGAGATCGAGTCGACCAAGTCGGTCGGGGAGCTCTTCGCCCCCCTGACGGGTGTGGTGCTGGAGAAGAACTCCGCCGTGGAGGAATCTCCGGAGCTCGTGAACAGTGACCCCTTCGGAGAGGGCTGGCTGATCCGGGTGGAGTTCACCGAACTGCCTGAGCTGCTGAGCTACGCCGACTACCAGGCACTGACCGGCGACGATGGAGCCTCTGCCTGA